The DNA sequence CGTCAAGGGATCGAGCGGGTGCGTTCCTGCCTCATCGCCGAGAAAGCCGGGTTGACCGAGGAAGACAAGATCGTTTCCCAGATCGATCTGATGCTGGGACTGGTAAACAAGGAGTTGGGATTATGAAGACGCTTCTTTTTCTCATCTCCGTGGTCCTCAGCCTGGCCTTTAATAGTGATGTTTGGGCTGGATATGTGATTACCCGTCAATTTACAAAACCTGGCGTCGAAAAGGGGCGGGAAGCTCTGCCCCATCTGCAGAACAAGGGGTTGATCGCCGAATTCCTTGACCCCGGTGATACCGGTTTGGGCAAGTGTCTGGGCTATCTGATCTGGCGCGAGGTGCTTACCGCCATCAGCGACCAGAGTGGGGCCGGAGTGATTCTGGCCCACCCCCCGGGACAGGAACGGATTGTCGATCTGCTCGAAAAAAATTATCACCTGGCCGCTCTGGAGATCGCCCGCGACCAGCGGTGTTCCATGGCCCTGTGGGGCGCGGTCTGGGAACAGGGGGAACAGGTCTTCCTCAACAGCTTCCTGTCTGTCTTACCGGAGGTGCGGGGCGGTGATCTGCTGATCCGACTGAAGCCGGTGCCTGGCCTGGAAGCGGAGATTGCCCGCACCAGATATAATTTTGCTCTGGTACAAACCAATCGCAACAACCTTTTTGAGCGGACGGTGGTTACCCGGCGCTCGGCGGTGCTGCGCGCCGAACCCCAGGCAAACGGTCGGCCGCTCCAGACCGTGCCAACCAATACGCCCCTGGCGGCTACCGCCATGCAAGGTGGTTGGTTTGTGGTCAAAACTGCGGACGGCGGCAAAGCCTTTGTCGATAACAGTCTGGTTGAAGTGCCGCCGCGGCAGGTGGAAGGCAAGTATAACACCGCTACCCTCTTCCAGGGCCCCGGGCAAGATTCCCGCAAAATCAGAACAGTGTATTTAGACGGAGAATATCGGGTGTTGGACATG is a window from the Desulfobacca acetoxidans DSM 11109 genome containing:
- a CDS encoding SH3 domain-containing protein, whose protein sequence is MKTLLFLISVVLSLAFNSDVWAGYVITRQFTKPGVEKGREALPHLQNKGLIAEFLDPGDTGLGKCLGYLIWREVLTAISDQSGAGVILAHPPGQERIVDLLEKNYHLAALEIARDQRCSMALWGAVWEQGEQVFLNSFLSVLPEVRGGDLLIRLKPVPGLEAEIARTRYNFALVQTNRNNLFERTVVTRRSAVLRAEPQANGRPLQTVPTNTPLAATAMQGGWFVVKTADGGKAFVDNSLVEVPPRQVEGKYNTATLFQGPGQDSRKIRTVYLDGEYRVLDMRYRRGLWYKIDLGDTQGWVAGHLVDPKFSLPAVHFMAGLYRYRAGNYRAAIKEFTSFREESYTLGDRANLATSMQFKGAAQLFLKDASGALDSFSYAVELTPFDPAAYNLEALAILCTKGQLVGTALYNLERALKLDSRNPRTLALISVLQEALVKGKHRSHIESRFESPEKLAKKLQQLREQAGLTQP